A genomic window from Sphingobacteriales bacterium includes:
- a CDS encoding type II toxin-antitoxin system YafQ family toxin: MPLLLTAIEKLQTDGKLPANYKPHKLTGNYKGFWECHIRPDWLLIWLQNDTKKEITLTNTGTHSDLF, translated from the coding sequence ATGCCATTGCTTTTAACTGCCATTGAAAAACTGCAAACAGACGGCAAGCTGCCGGCCAACTACAAACCCCACAAACTAACCGGCAATTATAAAGGATTTTGGGAATGCCACATACGCCCCGACTGGCTCCTTATATGGCTGCAAAACGACACCAAAAAGGAAATAACCCTAACCAATACCGGCACCCATTCCGATTTATTTTAA
- a CDS encoding BrnT family toxin, producing the protein MKKIKFQWDIGNKFKSVIKHGITNIEAESMFYDENLVIFSDEKHSNTEIRYICIGKSIFDRILFSSFTFRNSKIRVIGTRPANKKNKANYYDYQTRK; encoded by the coding sequence ATGAAAAAGATTAAATTTCAATGGGATATTGGAAATAAATTCAAAAGTGTTATAAAACATGGCATCACTAATATTGAAGCCGAAAGTATGTTTTATGATGAAAATTTGGTAATTTTTTCAGATGAAAAACACAGTAATACAGAAATTCGTTATATTTGTATTGGAAAAAGTATTTTTGATAGAATTTTATTTTCATCATTCACTTTTAGAAATTCAAAAATCAGGGTAATAGGAACACGCCCGGCAAATAAGAAAAATAAAGCAAATTATTATGACTACCAAACCCGTAAATAA
- a CDS encoding ribose-phosphate pyrophosphokinase, whose amino-acid sequence MNVVVNDLKLISGRCTQYLSHKIAESYGQDLTPVEVMQFSDGEFEPVITESIRGSYVFCMQSTFAPADNLMELLLLLDAAKRASAGYVVAVMPYFGLARQDRKDKPRVAIGAKLVANMLVAAGAQRIMTMDLHSPQIQGFFDIPVDHLEANAIFTPYIQELGLDDLVFASPDVGGIKRARNYARQFNADLVICDKFRSKANEIESMSLIGDVTDKNVILTDDLIDTGGTLTAAANLLLEKGAKSVRALITHPVLSGKAYEKIEASALTELVVCDSIPLKQVSSKIKVLSVAPLFARAIRNAHEFKSINSLFINKKK is encoded by the coding sequence ATTAACGTGGTTGTTAACGATTTAAAACTCATTTCCGGCAGATGCACCCAGTATCTCTCGCATAAGATTGCGGAAAGTTACGGCCAGGATTTAACACCCGTCGAAGTGATGCAGTTCAGCGATGGCGAGTTTGAACCGGTGATTACCGAGAGTATCCGCGGCTCCTATGTGTTTTGCATGCAAAGTACGTTTGCCCCGGCAGACAACCTGATGGAATTGTTGTTGCTGCTGGATGCAGCGAAAAGAGCCTCAGCAGGTTATGTGGTGGCGGTGATGCCGTATTTCGGGCTGGCACGACAGGACAGGAAGGACAAACCTCGCGTAGCCATTGGTGCTAAACTGGTGGCCAATATGCTGGTGGCGGCAGGGGCGCAGCGTATCATGACTATGGATCTGCATTCTCCGCAGATACAGGGATTTTTCGATATTCCGGTGGACCACCTGGAAGCCAATGCCATCTTTACACCTTATATACAGGAATTGGGTCTGGACGACCTAGTCTTTGCTTCCCCCGATGTGGGCGGTATCAAACGCGCCAGAAACTATGCCCGCCAGTTCAACGCAGACCTGGTGATTTGCGATAAGTTCCGCTCAAAGGCCAACGAAATTGAGTCCATGAGCCTGATAGGGGATGTGACCGATAAAAATGTCATCCTGACGGATGACCTCATTGATACAGGCGGGACACTGACAGCGGCTGCCAATCTGCTGCTCGAAAAAGGAGCGAAGAGCGTGCGCGCACTGATTACGCATCCGGTTTTATCAGGCAAGGCTTATGAAAAAATTGAGGCTTCCGCTTTAACGGAGCTGGTGGTCTGTGATTCCATCCCGTTGAAACAGGTATCTTCCAAAATAAAGGTATTGTCGGTGGCACCGTTGTTTGCAAGGGCAATCCGCAATGCACACGAATTCAAATCCATTAATTCATTATTCATCAATAAAAAAAAGTAA
- a CDS encoding phage integrase SAM-like domain-containing protein: MNTIQEKKFFSIQLKPTSLDISKRWYFDAYIFTHNGNDKKRVRLYGNINKGTTVDERLLLADQFIKTLNADVPVLERESILKKALAVSSVQYRFKTVSAYQTVITYWLKFLKGKPDNIATAETVNDFIYWLYKNGTNPNTISKYRNTLYTLYNKALKLGYCTFNPVEKVPGIKRNPVSLQYFTDKQILTLKNEIRQENPQLWLCVQLLFYCFIRPG, encoded by the coding sequence ATGAACACAATACAAGAAAAAAAATTTTTTTCTATCCAGCTAAAACCCACCTCACTGGATATTTCCAAACGCTGGTATTTTGATGCTTACATCTTTACCCACAACGGTAATGATAAAAAGCGCGTCCGGCTTTATGGCAATATCAATAAGGGTACCACCGTTGATGAACGTTTGCTGCTGGCAGATCAGTTTATCAAAACATTAAATGCGGATGTGCCGGTATTGGAGCGGGAAAGTATCTTAAAAAAAGCATTGGCGGTGTCGTCGGTGCAATATCGTTTTAAAACCGTATCGGCCTATCAAACAGTAATTACCTATTGGCTGAAATTCCTAAAGGGAAAACCGGATAATATCGCGACGGCGGAAACGGTGAACGATTTTATTTACTGGCTATATAAAAACGGCACCAATCCTAATACTATTTCAAAATACCGCAATACCCTTTATACGCTTTATAACAAGGCTTTAAAATTAGGGTACTGTACATTCAATCCGGTGGAGAAAGTGCCGGGAATAAAGCGCAATCCGGTTTCATTGCAATATTTTACGGATAAACAGATTTTAACCCTTAAAAATGAGATCAGACAGGAAAACCCGCAATTGTGGTTATGCGTTCAATTGCTCTTTTACTGTTTCATCCGGCCCGGTTAA
- a CDS encoding site-specific integrase: MKISDINLEYSFIEIRADISKNKKTQKVAIPDKFAKELEFIRNFPNNYYLVSKSGRPGPDHVSIRWIYDNHCTYLQRLKITGRYSFYSWKHTGVVKCVQAGLNIRDIQNQLRHHSLDMVQIYLQNLGVLQSEDLKKKYPVL; this comes from the coding sequence TTGAAAATATCTGATATTAACCTGGAATATTCATTTATTGAAATCCGGGCGGATATTTCCAAAAATAAGAAAACCCAAAAAGTAGCCATACCCGATAAATTCGCGAAAGAATTGGAATTTATCCGGAATTTTCCGAATAATTATTATTTGGTGAGCAAATCGGGGCGACCGGGGCCGGATCATGTAAGCATACGTTGGATTTATGATAATCATTGTACCTATTTGCAGCGGTTGAAAATAACCGGGCGGTATTCGTTCTATTCCTGGAAACATACCGGGGTTGTAAAATGTGTTCAGGCCGGGTTAAATATCCGGGATATTCAAAATCAGTTACGGCATCACAGTTTGGATATGGTACAGATTTATTTGCAAAATTTGGGGGTGCTGCAAAGTGAAGATTTGAAAAAGAAGTACCCTGTATTGTAA
- a CDS encoding aminoacyl-tRNA hydrolase, which translates to MSKFLIIGLGNIGKEYEHSRHNIGFDAADAFCKDFNGTFELGRLAMYAIVLYKGKQLHIIKPTTYMNLSGKAVMYWMNELKIPVENIFIISDDLALPFGTLRVRGKGSSAGHNGLKSIEDELMTQDYPRLKFGIGNDFPKGRQVEHVLGKWNPEQAVELPLRINVAVEIIKSFCTIGLANTMNSFNNK; encoded by the coding sequence GTGTCAAAATTCTTAATCATCGGACTGGGAAATATCGGTAAGGAGTATGAGCATAGCCGCCATAATATCGGCTTCGATGCGGCGGATGCGTTCTGTAAGGATTTTAACGGAACATTTGAACTCGGAAGGCTTGCCATGTATGCAATAGTGCTTTACAAAGGGAAACAGCTGCATATCATCAAGCCAACCACCTACATGAACCTGAGCGGAAAGGCGGTTATGTACTGGATGAATGAATTGAAAATTCCCGTAGAAAATATCTTTATCATTTCGGATGATCTAGCCCTGCCGTTTGGTACGCTGAGGGTGCGCGGCAAAGGAAGCAGCGCCGGCCACAATGGTCTCAAATCAATTGAAGACGAATTGATGACACAGGATTATCCGAGGCTTAAATTCGGCATCGGGAATGATTTTCCAAAAGGCAGACAGGTGGAACATGTGCTGGGGAAATGGAACCCGGAACAGGCAGTTGAATTACCCTTAAGAATAAATGTGGCAGTCGAAATCATCAAAAGTTTTTGTACGATCGGCCTGGCGAATACCATGAATAGTTTTAATAACAAGTGA
- a CDS encoding VOC family protein, with amino-acid sequence MTEPNYPCLWFDGQAIEAADFYCSLFKNAAITAETPMVVNFELNGKKLMALNGGPHFKTNPIPTHGKQTEQ; translated from the coding sequence ATGACCGAACCTAACTATCCCTGCCTGTGGTTTGACGGACAGGCAATAGAAGCCGCTGATTTTTACTGCTCCCTGTTTAAGAATGCAGCCATCACCGCTGAAACGCCCATGGTCGTGAATTTTGAACTGAACGGTAAAAAACTGATGGCGCTGAACGGTGGTCCGCACTTCAAAACCAACCCTATCCCGACTCATGGAAAACAAACCGAACAATGA
- a CDS encoding PKD domain-containing protein, translating to MNKLLTLLCSICVLNTFALDNLWLNVSASRLHMPGEQKIIPLQSNKVQLNDASFRNLQLQIPSEASGQSILMQLPTPDGGYRTFKVFERVTMEKELADKYPMIKTYQAIAADDPFVTAKLDYTEFGFHAMVFSKEGIFFIDPYTNVNTGFYNCYYKKDYVRQPGQFSVCETPASDESQLLNPSNTNGQRLVNNSNNAIVTDGKIRTFRLALACTIEYSAAVASPNPTKARVLSAMVTSVNRVNGVLEKDLSFHMNLVPNNDTLIFITSDTYSNTNGSSMLGQNQTVCDARIGNANYDIGHVFSTGGGGVAFLGCVCNTGNKARGVTGSSNPVGDSYDIDYVIHEMGHQLGANHTFNAGTGSCGGNRASSSAYEPGSGTTIMAYAGICGTNDIQPHSDDYFHRASINEIYNYIAGSTACAVITNSNNTPPEIIDYTATYYIPYKTSFEITAAATDADGDPINYCWEEYDLGPEGSWDNNGIITAPIFRSILPTASPTRTFPKWDSLIKNVIKYKGEVLPETTRDVKFRCTVRDINNGYGRFNAPSGNLVLKSTITTSLFRVTSFPSASNINGNTNQTVAWDVAGTTASPISCANVDIYLSLDSARTFPYLLAGNTPNDGSESVLIPNVFTDNASARIKVKGSGNVFFDLNNGWIKINQAVVSQFSMNDSVICRGSSLTFTNSSTGSPDSVRWTINGGTPSTSTSQTTVDVTFNTAGIYTVSLTAYKAGVGSTPFSKTLTVNPTAITQFSRTICQGESVTIGNQTFTTPGNYNVHLQTSLGCDSSVYLTLTVNPTAITQFSRTICQGESVTIGNQSFTTPGNYNVHLQTSLGCDSSVYLTLTVNPTVITQFSRTICQGDSVTIGNQSFTTPGNYNVHLQTSLGCDSSVYLTLTVNPTVITQFSRTICQGDSVTIGNQSFTTPGNYNVHLQTSLGCDSSVYLTLTVNPTVITQFSRTICQGDSVTIGNQSFTTPGNYNVHLQTSLGCDSSVYLTLTVNPTVITQFSRTICQGDSVTIGNQSFTTPGNYNVHLQTSLGCDSSVYLTLTVNPTAITQFSRTICQGDSVTIGNQSFTTPGNYNVHLQTSLGCDSSVYLTLTVNPTVITQFSRTICQGDSVTIGNQSFTTPGNYNVHLQTSLGCDSSVYLTLTVNPTAITQFSRMICLGDSVTIGNQSFTTPGNYNVHLQTSLGCDSSVYLVLTVETPPAKPILDIRNDSLIATGSSAITYKWYLNGVLQSSTDSPSFKPTQPGNWTVVAFSANNCVSETSAPFIVSGVKKNSQQVLFAVLPNPNKGQFDIQITAAKSGQYMLSMYNVAGQELRKETLNVSKGTSTLHFNADHLENGMYFISVYGEEGMVTQTVLIQ from the coding sequence ATGAATAAACTACTGACGTTACTATGTAGTATTTGTGTGTTAAACACGTTTGCCCTGGATAACCTGTGGCTAAATGTATCGGCAAGCAGACTCCATATGCCGGGTGAGCAGAAAATCATTCCGCTCCAGTCAAATAAGGTGCAGTTGAATGACGCTTCCTTCAGAAACCTCCAGCTTCAGATTCCTTCGGAGGCAAGCGGCCAGTCCATACTTATGCAGCTGCCAACGCCGGACGGCGGATACCGAACGTTCAAGGTGTTTGAACGGGTTACGATGGAGAAGGAGCTGGCGGATAAATACCCGATGATCAAAACCTACCAGGCGATAGCGGCGGATGATCCGTTTGTCACGGCAAAGCTCGATTATACGGAATTCGGATTCCATGCGATGGTCTTCAGCAAAGAGGGCATCTTCTTTATAGACCCCTATACGAATGTCAATACAGGTTTTTATAACTGCTATTACAAAAAAGATTATGTTCGTCAGCCCGGCCAGTTTTCTGTATGTGAAACGCCGGCATCAGATGAGTCACAGCTGTTAAATCCATCGAATACCAACGGACAAAGGCTGGTCAATAATTCAAACAATGCCATCGTTACGGACGGCAAAATCAGAACGTTCCGCCTGGCGCTGGCCTGTACCATCGAGTATTCGGCGGCGGTGGCATCTCCAAATCCAACGAAGGCAAGGGTTCTGAGTGCCATGGTGACTTCCGTAAACAGGGTGAACGGGGTGTTGGAAAAAGATTTGTCTTTCCATATGAATCTCGTACCGAATAATGACACCTTAATCTTTATAACAAGTGATACCTATTCAAACACCAATGGAAGCTCCATGCTGGGTCAGAACCAGACTGTTTGTGACGCCAGAATCGGTAATGCCAATTACGATATCGGCCATGTCTTCAGTACCGGCGGCGGCGGCGTCGCTTTTTTAGGTTGTGTCTGTAATACGGGTAATAAGGCCAGAGGCGTAACAGGCTCATCCAACCCCGTTGGAGACTCTTACGATATTGATTATGTGATACATGAAATGGGGCATCAGTTAGGTGCAAACCATACGTTTAACGCCGGGACGGGTTCCTGCGGAGGCAACAGGGCTTCTTCGTCTGCTTACGAACCGGGAAGCGGAACCACCATTATGGCGTATGCCGGTATATGCGGTACCAATGACATTCAACCGCATTCCGATGATTATTTTCACCGCGCCAGTATCAATGAAATCTATAACTATATCGCCGGCAGTACCGCCTGTGCGGTGATTACCAACAGCAATAATACACCTCCTGAAATCATTGATTATACGGCAACCTATTATATCCCGTATAAAACAAGCTTTGAAATAACGGCAGCGGCAACGGATGCGGATGGTGATCCGATCAACTACTGCTGGGAAGAATATGACCTGGGGCCCGAAGGAAGCTGGGATAATAATGGAATTATAACAGCACCTATCTTTCGTTCAATCTTACCCACCGCTTCCCCTACACGCACTTTTCCAAAATGGGACAGTTTGATTAAGAATGTAATTAAATACAAAGGAGAGGTATTGCCGGAAACCACCAGAGATGTAAAATTCCGATGTACCGTGCGGGATATCAACAACGGGTATGGCAGATTCAATGCACCGAGCGGCAATCTGGTCTTGAAATCTACAATCACGACTTCATTATTCAGGGTTACGAGTTTCCCGTCAGCTTCCAATATTAATGGAAATACCAATCAGACGGTTGCTTGGGATGTGGCAGGTACCACCGCATCTCCGATTTCCTGTGCAAACGTAGATATTTATTTGTCGCTGGACAGTGCGCGAACTTTTCCGTATTTATTGGCCGGCAATACTCCCAATGACGGCAGTGAAAGTGTTCTCATTCCAAATGTCTTTACAGATAATGCTTCTGCACGGATAAAAGTGAAAGGCAGCGGAAATGTATTTTTTGATTTGAATAACGGATGGATCAAAATCAACCAGGCAGTGGTGTCACAGTTTTCTATGAATGATTCTGTGATTTGCAGAGGCAGTTCACTCACGTTCACCAATAGTTCAACCGGTTCACCTGATTCTGTCAGATGGACGATAAACGGAGGAACCCCCTCTACTTCAACCTCTCAAACTACAGTAGATGTGACGTTTAATACGGCAGGTATATATACGGTCAGTTTAACAGCCTATAAAGCAGGTGTGGGAAGTACTCCATTTTCTAAAACACTGACGGTCAACCCGACGGCCATCACACAATTCAGCCGTACGATTTGTCAGGGCGAGAGTGTGACGATAGGCAATCAAACCTTTACGACCCCGGGCAATTACAACGTACACCTGCAGACCAGCTTAGGGTGTGACAGTTCGGTGTATCTAACCCTGACGGTCAACCCGACGGCCATCACACAATTCAGCCGTACGATTTGTCAGGGCGAGAGTGTGACGATAGGCAATCAAAGCTTTACGACCCCGGGCAATTATAACGTACACCTGCAGACCAGCTTAGGGTGCGACAGTTCAGTGTATCTGACCCTGACGGTCAACCCGACGGTCATCACACAATTCAGCCGCACGATTTGTCAGGGCGATAGTGTGACGATAGGCAATCAAAGCTTTACGACCCCGGGCAATTACAACGTACACCTGCAGACCAGCTTAGGGTGCGACAGTTCAGTGTATCTGACCCTGACGGTCAACCCGACGGTCATCACACAATTCAGCCGCACGATTTGTCAGGGCGATAGTGTGACGATAGGCAATCAAAGCTTTACGACCCCGGGCAATTACAACGTACACCTGCAGACCAGCTTAGGGTGCGACAGTTCAGTGTATCTGACCCTGACGGTCAACCCGACGGTCATCACACAATTCAGCCGCACGATTTGTCAGGGCGATAGTGTGACGATAGGCAATCAAAGCTTTACGACCCCGGGCAATTATAACGTACACCTGCAGACCAGCTTAGGGTGCGACAGTTCAGTGTATCTGACCCTGACGGTCAACCCGACGGTCATCACACAATTCAGCCGCACGATTTGTCAGGGCGATAGTGTGACGATAGGCAATCAAAGCTTTACGACCCCGGGCAATTACAACGTACACCTGCAGACCAGCTTAGGGTGCGACAGTTCGGTGTATCTGACCCTGACGGTCAACCCGACGGCCATCACACAATTCAGCCGCACGATTTGTCAGGGCGATAGTGTGACGATAGGCAATCAAAGCTTTACGACCCCGGGCAATTACAACGTACACCTGCAGACCAGCTTAGGGTGCGACAGTTCAGTGTATCTGACCCTGACGGTCAACCCGACGGTCATCACACAATTCAGCCGCACGATTTGTCAGGGCGATAGTGTGACGATAGGCAATCAAAGCTTTACGACCCCGGGCAATTACAACGTACACCTGCAGACCAGCTTAGGGTGCGACAGTTCGGTGTATCTGACCCTGACGGTCAACCCGACGGCCATCACACAATTCAGCCGCATGATTTGTCTGGGCGATAGTGTGACGATAGGCAATCAAAGCTTTACGACCCCGGGCAATTACAACGTACACCTGCAGACCAGCTTAGGGTGCGACAGTTCGGTGTATCTTGTTTTAACGGTAGAAACGCCACCGGCAAAACCAATACTGGATATCCGAAATGATTCCCTGATTGCCACAGGAAGTTCAGCTATAACCTATAAGTGGTATTTGAACGGTGTGTTGCAATCTTCTACTGATTCGCCATCCTTTAAGCCTACACAACCCGGAAATTGGACTGTTGTGGCATTTAGTGCAAACAATTGTGTGTCTGAAACATCCGCACCTTTTATTGTATCCGGTGTAAAGAAGAATAGCCAACAGGTATTGTTTGCAGTGCTGCCGAATCCAAACAAAGGCCAGTTTGATATACAGATTACCGCTGCAAAGAGCGGACAATATATGCTGTCGATGTATAATGTGGCTGGACAGGAGTTGAGGAAAGAAACGCTCAATGTTTCAAAAGGCACTTCTACCCTCCACTTTAATGCGGATCATCTGGAAAATGGCATGTATTTCATTTCTGTTTACGGAGAAGAAGGAATGGTTACACAGACAGTATTGATTCAATAG
- a CDS encoding fumarylacetoacetate hydrolase family protein: MKIFCVGLNYKEHIAEMKHFAFPESPVIFMKPHTALLKNGQPFYYPDFSKEVHYEGEIVLRVCKNGKKIDQKFARNYYDAFTLGFDFTARDIQAEQKKKGWPWEIAKGFDGSAFIGDFIPIIKNLSDGRQDQLISFTIKKNNEIVQQGDTSMLIFSFDEIVAYISGFFTLQQGDLIYTGTPQGVGPVQIGDVLEGFAGDAPLVRCEVK, encoded by the coding sequence ATGAAAATATTTTGCGTCGGATTGAATTATAAGGAGCATATCGCGGAGATGAAACATTTTGCCTTTCCGGAGAGCCCTGTTATTTTTATGAAACCCCATACGGCATTGCTGAAAAACGGACAACCGTTTTATTATCCCGATTTTTCCAAAGAGGTGCACTATGAAGGGGAGATAGTGCTGCGCGTTTGTAAGAACGGCAAGAAAATAGATCAAAAGTTTGCCCGAAACTATTACGATGCGTTCACGTTAGGCTTTGATTTTACCGCGCGCGACATTCAGGCGGAACAAAAGAAAAAAGGCTGGCCCTGGGAAATCGCCAAAGGATTTGACGGCTCCGCGTTTATCGGGGATTTCATACCCATAATCAAGAACCTGTCAGACGGCAGGCAAGACCAACTCATTTCCTTTACCATTAAAAAGAATAATGAAATTGTTCAGCAGGGCGATACCTCCATGCTGATTTTTTCCTTTGATGAGATTGTCGCTTATATATCCGGGTTCTTCACCTTACAGCAAGGCGACCTGATTTATACGGGCACGCCACAGGGGGTAGGTCCGGTGCAGATAGGGGATGTGCTGGAAGGTTTTGCCGGAGATGCTCCTTTGGTACGTTGCGAGGTTAAATAG
- a CDS encoding 50S ribosomal protein L25, whose product MQTITISGKARTNVGKTASKADRAAGLIPCVMYAGNEVVHFTSTISELRGILYTPKFYKAIVDIDGTTHEALLKDVQAHPVTEEIRHVDFLKLLPGVKVIADVPIRVVGTSQGVKEGGKLLVKVRKVKVKSAPENMKDTIEVDITPLKLGQSFKVKDLPDQGFEILTSPSIPLVSIEITRALKSAATDAAKAETAAKKK is encoded by the coding sequence ATGCAAACCATTACCATTAGCGGAAAAGCTAGAACAAACGTAGGAAAAACAGCCTCTAAAGCGGACAGAGCCGCAGGCCTTATTCCCTGCGTGATGTATGCGGGAAACGAGGTGGTACACTTCACATCAACTATCAGCGAGTTGAGAGGAATCCTGTACACGCCGAAATTCTACAAAGCCATAGTTGACATCGATGGCACCACCCATGAAGCCTTGTTGAAAGATGTACAGGCGCATCCGGTGACGGAAGAAATCAGACACGTTGATTTCCTGAAACTGCTACCCGGCGTGAAAGTAATCGCGGATGTTCCTATCAGGGTGGTAGGTACTTCACAAGGGGTGAAAGAAGGGGGTAAGTTGTTAGTGAAAGTGAGAAAGGTGAAAGTGAAATCCGCTCCTGAGAACATGAAAGACACCATTGAGGTGGATATTACGCCGCTGAAACTGGGGCAGTCGTTCAAGGTGAAGGATTTACCGGATCAGGGCTTTGAAATCCTGACCTCACCGTCCATTCCATTGGTATCCATTGAGATTACAAGAGCATTGAAAAGTGCCGCTACAGACGCTGCCAAAGCAGAAACGGCAGCTAAGAAAAAATAA
- a CDS encoding methionine adenosyltransferase has protein sequence MPYLFTSESVSEGHPDKVADQISDALIDNFLAYDPQSKVACETLVTTGQVVLAGEVKSKAYLDVQDIARDVIKKIGYTKSEYMFEANSCGILSAIHEQSPDINQGVERKKPEDQGAGDQGMMFGYACRETDTFMPLPLELAHLLLRELAAIRREQKVMKYLRPDAKSQVTIEYDDYNKPVKIDAIVISTQHDDFAKEAVMLKQIKEDVIKILVPRVMKKLPKRVQALFNDKIKYHVNPTGKFVIGGPHGDTGLTGRKIIVDTYGGKGAHGGGAFSGKDPSKVDRSAAYATRHIAKHLVAAGVCDEALVQVAYAIGVAQPVGLYVNTFGTAKVIMTDGEIAKIISKLPEFDMRPYFIEKRFNLRTPIYLETAAYGHMGRKSEEVTKVFNKGKENEIKVKVKLFPWEDLNAVDAVKKAFKL, from the coding sequence ATGCCTTATTTATTCACCTCAGAATCCGTATCAGAAGGACATCCGGACAAAGTAGCCGATCAGATTTCCGATGCATTAATAGATAACTTCTTGGCGTATGACCCGCAGTCGAAAGTGGCCTGCGAAACACTGGTGACTACCGGACAGGTAGTACTGGCCGGAGAAGTAAAATCCAAAGCCTATCTGGATGTACAGGATATTGCCCGGGATGTTATCAAGAAAATCGGGTATACCAAGTCTGAGTATATGTTTGAAGCCAACTCCTGTGGCATCTTATCAGCTATTCACGAACAGTCTCCGGATATCAACCAGGGAGTGGAACGTAAAAAACCGGAAGACCAGGGCGCCGGAGACCAGGGAATGATGTTTGGCTATGCCTGCCGTGAAACAGATACATTCATGCCGTTGCCACTAGAGTTAGCGCATCTGTTGCTGCGGGAACTGGCGGCAATCCGCAGAGAACAAAAGGTTATGAAATACCTGCGCCCGGACGCAAAATCTCAGGTGACGATTGAATACGATGATTACAATAAACCGGTGAAAATTGATGCTATTGTCATCTCCACACAGCACGACGACTTTGCGAAAGAGGCGGTGATGCTGAAACAGATCAAGGAGGATGTGATTAAAATCCTAGTACCGCGTGTGATGAAGAAATTGCCGAAACGCGTACAGGCTTTATTCAATGATAAGATTAAATACCATGTGAATCCAACCGGAAAATTCGTTATCGGCGGACCACACGGCGATACCGGTCTGACAGGCAGAAAAATCATTGTGGATACTTACGGCGGTAAAGGTGCACACGGCGGTGGTGCTTTCTCCGGCAAAGACCCGAGCAAGGTGGACAGAAGTGCGGCATATGCCACACGCCATATTGCTAAACACCTGGTGGCTGCCGGCGTTTGCGATGAAGCGCTGGTACAGGTAGCGTATGCCATTGGTGTGGCGCAACCGGTAGGTTTGTATGTGAATACATTCGGAACGGCAAAAGTCATCATGACGGACGGAGAAATCGCTAAAATCATCTCCAAACTGCCGGAGTTTGATATGCGTCCCTACTTTATTGAAAAACGATTCAATCTTAGAACACCGATTTATCTGGAAACGGCGGCTTACGGCCACATGGGCAGAAAAAGCGAAGAAGTGACAAAGGTGTTCAACAAAGGAAAGGAAAATGAAATCAAGGTGAAAGTGAAGTTATTCCCGTGGGAAGACCTGAATGCGGTAGATGCGGTGAAAAAAGCGTTTAAACTGTAG
- a CDS encoding glycoside hydrolase family 104 protein, translating to MIRHAEGTAGANGYRTLFGGKLFNDYAQHPRVKVPFRNTYSTAAGAYQFLYSTWYRLSLKLGLKDFSPESQDKACIELIREKNALEDVKNGNFESAIKKIAKVWASLPGAGYNQPEKKIAELQKVYTQNGGKLIA from the coding sequence ATGATCCGCCACGCGGAGGGAACCGCCGGAGCGAACGGATACCGTACATTATTCGGCGGAAAACTGTTTAATGATTACGCCCAGCATCCGCGCGTAAAAGTACCGTTTAGGAATACATACAGCACCGCGGCGGGCGCATATCAATTTTTATACTCCACCTGGTACCGGCTTTCATTAAAGCTGGGTTTAAAGGATTTCAGCCCGGAAAGTCAAGATAAGGCATGTATTGAATTGATAAGAGAAAAAAACGCATTAGAGGACGTTAAAAACGGAAATTTTGAAAGTGCAATAAAAAAGATAGCCAAAGTATGGGCCAGTTTGCCCGGTGCCGGGTATAATCAACCCGAAAAAAAAATAGCAGAATTACAAAAAGTATATACACAAAACGGAGGAAAATTAATAGCATAA